The sequence AGGCGGACGGCGGAACGCTGTTCCTGGATGAGATTGGCGAATTGGACGCGGCCACGCAGGCGAAGCTGCTGCGCGTGTTGCAAGAGGGCGAAGTGCGCCCCGTGGGCGAGGACCGGGCGTACCGCATCGACGTGCGCATCGTCGCGGCGACGCACCGGGACCTCGCGCAGCGCGTGGCGGCGGGGTTGTTCCGCGAGGACCTGTACTACCGCCTCAAGGTGGTGCACCTGCACGTGCCGCCGCTGCGGCAGCGGCCCGAGGACATCCCCGTGCTGGCGCGGTACTTCCTCGGGCGTTTCGCGGAGCGCTTCGGCACGGCGCCGGTGGCTGTCACTCCGGAGCTGCTGGCGAGGCTCGCCGCGCACCCGTGGCCCGGCAACGTGCGCGAGTTGGAGAACGCGCTGGAGAGCGCTGTGGCCCTGTCGCTGGATGGCACCATTGATTTGTCCCTGCTGCCTGGAGGTGCGCCGGGTGGAGCGGAGCCGGCGGTGCGCGCGGGACTGAAGGAGCGCGTGGGCGCCTACGAGCGCGGGCTCATCGTGGCGGCGCTCGAAGGCGCGAAGGGCAACCGGAGCGAGGCGGCGAGGTTGCTCGACATCAGCCGCGCGACGCTGCACGACAAGCTGCGCAAGTACGGGCTTGCCTCCGGGGAGGAGGAGGGGGACTGACTCGGGCGGAGGATGCGTGGAAGGAACGCTCATTCCGCTGTTGCCTGCCAGCGCAGAGGCGCCTTCGTGTTCGGGCGCTCATGCCCCGGGGTCGACCAGCTTCCCCTGGAACAGGACCGCGCCGCTCCATGTGTCGAGGATGTAGAACAGGAACGGGTGGTCGGCATTGAACTCGACGATACGCGGGCGAGCCGCCCCCGCCGCCGCGCCGATGGCAGTGGCCGCCGCTGCCTCGGTTCCCACCTCATTCACGTCGACTTCCGCCTGGTGCACCACCGCCGAGAGGTTCAGCGGCTCGCGCGCCGTCATGCCCGAGAAGTCCGCGCGGGACGGTTCGAAGGCCAGCGGCATGCCCATGCTGGAGAGCACGTCCTTCAACTGGAGCGCCGCCGACAGTTTGAACTTGGGGAGCGACACCGCCACCTTCCCTCCGTCGAGCTGGGAGACGCGCGTGGCCAGTCGCTTCGCATCCAGTGAGGCCTCCAGCGAGGCGAGGCCATCCACTTGCTTCGGAAGGGCAATCAGCATGGCTGTCTCTCCGCCCTTGTAGGGGAGCTCCAGCCACTGTGCCTGTTCGTCCTCGGTATGCCGGAACCAGTCCGTCTGCCGCATCATCGAAACCTTCGCCGTCCTTCCCGCCGAGACGTGGAAGGGCTGGCCGTCCCGCGTCAGGCGGGGCTCGAAGGGGTCCTGCCAGGCGCCCCGGAAGTAGATGGCATTGGTGAGGACCAGTCGCGTGAGCCCATCCACCGTGCCCTTCGCCAGGAGCTCGCGAATCTTCTCCCGCGTCTGCTCCGAGACCCAGCGGTTGATGTGCTGACGCGCGGCCTCGGCATCCCCCGCGAAGTCCACTTCCTCCAGCGCCGCGCCATAGCGAAGCCGCGCCGTCTCCTGGAAGGACGGGAGGAACTCGTGCCCGCGCTGACCCCAGAGCCGGTTTGCGGACCGCAGCTCCACGCTCCCGCTCCTGCCGAGCGTGTTGACCTGGCCATTCAGCGCCGCATACGCCCTCTGCGATGACGTGCCCTGCAGGGTGTCGAGCCGAAGTACCCGCTCCATCTGCGCCAGCGTCTCACCGCGCGCCCCCAGCGCCGTCATCGCCAGCGCGAGGGAGAGGCTGGTGGGCGAGAAGAACGTGTTCCCGGGCTCCGTGCCCACCCGGGCCTGGAGGTCAAAGGCGAAGTGGTTGCTCGCCGTGGCCCCGGCCCGCATGGCCGCTGCGTTGCTGTCGTTCATGAGCCGCTCCTCGTGGAGCGTGCATCCTGACAGGTCAGAGTGCGTCGCGCGTCCACTCCTCGCGGCCGTAGCGCTCCGTGACGAGCGCCTCCGCGCGGGCGCGCACGTGTGGCGCAATGGAGACGGAGGTCCACCGCGCTCCGAGGCTCTCGGTGAAGCCCTGCTTCAGGGCTTCCGCCACCTCTTCGTGAGACACCTCGCGGCCGGCTGCTTCCTCGAGGTCCATCATCGCCGTGCGCAGCCGGTCCGGCTCCAGATGGAAGAGGCGGCCGTGCAGCGCGTAGTCCGTCACCAGCGGCAGCGCTCCGTGCTGCATGAAGGCGCCGCGCTGACGCCGCTGCGCGCTGCCCACGAGCTTGCGCCCGTGCACCTTGAGCTCCTTGAGGGCCGGCGTGAGGAAGCACGCTCCGGTGGCCGGGTTGCGCTCGGGACGTGAGGGCTCCAGGTCGGCGCGGACGCCGAAGTGGCTCGCGAGGCCGGCGGCGATGGCCTCCGACAGCAGCGTGTAGTTCTGCTCGATGCTGTCGGTGAACGGGTCTCCCACGCGGGCGACGAAGCTGTACGTGAGCTCACCGTGGTGCAGCACGCCCGAGCCGCCCGTCACCCTGCGCACCACGTCCAGTCCCTGCTCCTTCGCGGCGGTGGCGTTGACGCTCTCGTACGACTGCGTGCGCCCGAGGCTGAGGCAGCCCGGAGTGAAGACATACAGGCGCAGGGTGGGGACGAAGTCCGGCCGCGCGCACGCGTCTTCCAGCAGCGCCTCGTCGAGCGCCATCTGCCAGGAGCCCGGCTCCCGCTCCAGGGGCTCGATGACGTTCCACGCGCGGACGGTTTCGGACGGTGACATGGGGGCATCCTCTCCCTTCCGTCCGATAACGCAACGGCGAGGTGCGCGCCGCGCTTCCGGGGGAGATTAGAACTCGGCGCTGGGGTCGTACTCGCTGGCGTCGGGCTGGACTTCGGGGCGTGCATGCTCGAAGGCGGCCAGTGACTCGCAGTGTTCGGCGATGCGTCGCACGGTGGGGAAGCGCTCCAGCGAGAAGCCGAAGCGGCGCGCGTTGTAGACCTGCGGCACCAGGCACACGTCCGCGAAGGTGGGCGCGTCGCCGTCGACGAGCGTGGGGACGAGGCCCGTGGGATTCATCGCGAGGTACGCCTGGACGGCGTCGGGCTGGCCTTCGCGGACGGCCTTCACGCTGAGCGTCTCGAAGGGCAGGCCCTTCCAGTGGAGCGCGATGCGGACGCGGTACGCGGCGGTGGAGCGGTAGTAGCTGTGAAGGCGCATGGCGTGGTGAGGCCTACCACGCGGCGCACTCACAGTGCCGCCGCGAACCTGGCGGCGATGGGCGCGGCGACGCGGCCTCCCACGCCTCCGCCCTCCACGAGGACTGCGAAGGCAATGCCGTTGCGGAAGCCGATGAACCACGCATGTGTCGGCAGCGGCGGCAGGGTGCCGAACTCCGCTGTGCCCGTCTTGCCTGACAGCTCCGGCACGCTCGCCGCCGCCCGGCCCGTGCCCTGCGTAACGACAGCGCGCATCAGCACGTGCAGCGCGCCCCGGGTGCCGTCTTCGAGCGAAGCACTCGGCCCATCATCCAGGTCCGTGACGAGATACGGCGCGCGCCACTTGCCCGACTCGGCCGCCGCCGCGACGGAGGCCAGGTGCAGTGGCGTGGCCAGCACGCGCCCCTGGCCGATGGCGGCGGCGGCCAGTTCCACCGCATCGCGAGGCGCGGGGAACGTGCCGCCGGAGGTGGGCAGCCCCGGCTGGTACTCCACGTTGAAGCCGAAGCGGCGCGCTGCCTCACCCAGCGCTTCGGCTCCCAGGCTCGCGGACAGCAGCACGAAGGCCGTGTTGCACGAGTGCGCGAAGGCCCCGCGCAGCGTGATGTCTCCGAGCGACTCGTCCTCGAAGTTGCGGAAGGTCTTTCCCTGCACTGCCACCGTGGGAGGACAGGCCGCGGGTGCATTCACGTCCATGCCCTTCGCGAGCAGCGCCTCCGAGGTGACGACCTTGAACGTGGAGCCGGGCGGGTAGCGGCCAGTGAGCGCGCGATGCAGCGGTTGTGACAGCGGCCGGCTGGCGATGGCCAGGACGGCTCCTGACTCGCTGTCCACAGCGACGAGCGCAGCGGGCTGTGCCACCCCGTCGAGCGCCGCCTCCGCGGCGGTCTGCAACTCGGGCCGTAGCGTGGTGGTCAGCGGCGTGCCCGGCTTGCCCTCGAAGCGGAACAGGACTGCCGTTTCACCCGATGCTCGCGTGAGGACCACCTCGCCCGAAGGTGTGCCCGCGAGCTGTGGCTCGAACGCCCGCTCCAGTCCGGACAGGCCCACGATGTCTCCCGGCAGGTACAGCGGGCCCAGTTGCGAGAGCAGCTCGGCCGTCACCTCACCCACGCGTCCGAGGGTGTGCGAAGCGAAGCCCTCCGAAGGAGACAGCCGCGCCAGCTTCTTGCGGAAGAAGATGCCGGGCACGGGCGCCAGCGCGGGACGCACGAGCTGGTAGCGCTCCGGGCGCACGTCGATGACGGGCACGATGCGCTCGGCCGGGCCTGCTGCGTTCAACAACTTCTCCACACGCACAGGGTCCACTTCGAGCTGCGTCTGGAGGACCGCGGTGACGTCCGCGCGGTTGCGCACGCGCGACGGGTCCACGCCGATGGTGATGACCTCTCCGATGTGGGTGAGCGGCTTTCCGTGCGCGTCCAGCAACTGGGCGCGCTCCAGCCACGTCCGGGTGCGGGAGAAGCGGTCGCCCTCGCGTGCCTCGGGGTGGAGCACGGCGGGACTCCATCGCACGCGCCAGCGTCCCTCGCGACGCACGAAGGGCAGGGTGCCCTCCAGCTCCCACTCACCCAGCCCGCGCAGCATGTGCACGGCGCGGAAGCGGGCCGTGGCGCTCTCTCCGTCACGCTCGACGCGGCCGAGCTCGAAGCGCGAGGAGATGATTCGCAACCCGTCGCGGAAGCGCTGGTGCTGCTCGTCGAAGTTGGCCGGCGGCCCGGCCACCGCGCGCTTCATGGCGGTCAGGTCATTGGCGGCCCACGCGCGCAGGTACGCCTCGGCCTCGTCCACCGGCCCGTCCGCCGGCCTGCTTTGCACGGACGCGCAGGCCGTCAGGAACAGGGACAGCGCGACAGCGGCTCCCACCCTCCACACTCGCCAGGACATGGCGGCGCACTCTGCTGTGCGCGAGGCGCGGCGTCACGCAGGAAGGCCGCCAAAGCGCCGCGTAACGGCACGCACGGTGTGGCTCTCGGCCCGGGAGCAATACGTGCAGTCACGGAGCCGGCGAGCCTGTTGTCCCCTCGTGTGCTCTCCCAGCAACCTCGCGCCGCGCCGCCCGGGCGTTGGCGGGGGTTGACCCACCCTGTTCACTTTTGTCGGGGGTTTTCAGGGCGCTGGACGCACGAAGGGCTCGCGAGCACGTACGGCTCGCGAGCCCCAGGGCACCGCGCCAGTTCCTAGTTGGGAGACCAGCAGCGGAAGCTCTTCGTCACCTCGTTCGACACGTAGGAGTTCGCGTCGACGACGCGGAAGCGGATGTACTTGGTCCAGTACGTCCCGTACGTGTAGAGGCCGAACTGGCAGTAGTCGTT comes from Pyxidicoccus parkwaysis and encodes:
- a CDS encoding serpin family protein gives rise to the protein MNDSNAAAMRAGATASNHFAFDLQARVGTEPGNTFFSPTSLSLALAMTALGARGETLAQMERVLRLDTLQGTSSQRAYAALNGQVNTLGRSGSVELRSANRLWGQRGHEFLPSFQETARLRYGAALEEVDFAGDAEAARQHINRWVSEQTREKIRELLAKGTVDGLTRLVLTNAIYFRGAWQDPFEPRLTRDGQPFHVSAGRTAKVSMMRQTDWFRHTEDEQAQWLELPYKGGETAMLIALPKQVDGLASLEASLDAKRLATRVSQLDGGKVAVSLPKFKLSAALQLKDVLSSMGMPLAFEPSRADFSGMTAREPLNLSAVVHQAEVDVNEVGTEAAAATAIGAAAGAARPRIVEFNADHPFLFYILDTWSGAVLFQGKLVDPGA
- a CDS encoding lipoate--protein ligase family protein yields the protein MSPSETVRAWNVIEPLEREPGSWQMALDEALLEDACARPDFVPTLRLYVFTPGCLSLGRTQSYESVNATAAKEQGLDVVRRVTGGSGVLHHGELTYSFVARVGDPFTDSIEQNYTLLSEAIAAGLASHFGVRADLEPSRPERNPATGACFLTPALKELKVHGRKLVGSAQRRQRGAFMQHGALPLVTDYALHGRLFHLEPDRLRTAMMDLEEAAGREVSHEEVAEALKQGFTESLGARWTSVSIAPHVRARAEALVTERYGREEWTRDAL
- a CDS encoding glutathione S-transferase N-terminal domain-containing protein; its protein translation is MRLHSYYRSTAAYRVRIALHWKGLPFETLSVKAVREGQPDAVQAYLAMNPTGLVPTLVDGDAPTFADVCLVPQVYNARRFGFSLERFPTVRRIAEHCESLAAFEHARPEVQPDASEYDPSAEF
- a CDS encoding penicillin-binding transpeptidase domain-containing protein, whose amino-acid sequence is MSWRVWRVGAAVALSLFLTACASVQSRPADGPVDEAEAYLRAWAANDLTAMKRAVAGPPANFDEQHQRFRDGLRIISSRFELGRVERDGESATARFRAVHMLRGLGEWELEGTLPFVRREGRWRVRWSPAVLHPEAREGDRFSRTRTWLERAQLLDAHGKPLTHIGEVITIGVDPSRVRNRADVTAVLQTQLEVDPVRVEKLLNAAGPAERIVPVIDVRPERYQLVRPALAPVPGIFFRKKLARLSPSEGFASHTLGRVGEVTAELLSQLGPLYLPGDIVGLSGLERAFEPQLAGTPSGEVVLTRASGETAVLFRFEGKPGTPLTTTLRPELQTAAEAALDGVAQPAALVAVDSESGAVLAIASRPLSQPLHRALTGRYPPGSTFKVVTSEALLAKGMDVNAPAACPPTVAVQGKTFRNFEDESLGDITLRGAFAHSCNTAFVLLSASLGAEALGEAARRFGFNVEYQPGLPTSGGTFPAPRDAVELAAAAIGQGRVLATPLHLASVAAAAESGKWRAPYLVTDLDDGPSASLEDGTRGALHVLMRAVVTQGTGRAAASVPELSGKTGTAEFGTLPPLPTHAWFIGFRNGIAFAVLVEGGGVGGRVAAPIAARFAAAL